In the genome of Natronorubrum aibiense, the window GGGCAGTTGCTGCTGTTGACACCAACCGATGACCTCCCCGAATGGGCAGAGCTCCGCATCGACGAGCGTGGTGCTCGAGTCGTCGATACGCGAGGACCGCTTCCGGAGTAGACAGACGGCCGCGACGAGATCTCCACAATCGGAAGCGGGAGTGTCCCCACAAGCGTTCAGCAGCGTCTGCGCGACGGTATCCGAAGAATCCGATCCGCGGCGGCTGGACAGTATCGGCTAGCGACAAGAAAAGCGGTTACTCGTCGTCGTCAGACTCGTCCTCTCCGCGGACGAAACTGGCCTGCGTATCGCCGCCCTGCTCGAATTCGTCCGCATTCGGTCCTTCGATAAGCGCTTCGAAATCGTCGACGTCGTCGTACTGATCGCGGTAGACGAGCGCCGCCTGCCCCATCGACGTGAGCTCGTACAGTCCGGATCGTTCCGCCGGTCCGATCTTTCGAACGAGTCCGTAATCTTCGAGCACGGGAAGTCGA includes:
- a CDS encoding winged helix-turn-helix domain-containing protein, with translation MKLRQPTDFLILEELEDKGRNVATNLAAHTGKSRKNINTRLPVLEDYGLVRKIGPAERSGLYELTSMGQAALVYRDQYDDVDDFEALIEGPNADEFEQGGDTQASFVRGEDESDDDE